A stretch of Haemophilus influenzae DNA encodes these proteins:
- the accC gene encoding acetyl-CoA carboxylase biotin carboxylase subunit has translation MLEKVVIANRGEIALRILRACKELGIKTVAVHSTADRDLKHVLLADETVCIGPAPSAKSYLNIPAIIAAAEVTGADAIHPGYGFLSENADFAEQVERSGFTFIGPTADVIRLMGDKVSAIKAMKKAGVPCVPGSDGPVGNDIAKNKEIAKRIGYPIIIKASGGGGGRGMRVVRSEDALEESIAMTKAEAKAAFNNDMVYMEKYLENPRHVEIQVLSDTHGNAVYLAERDCSMQRRHQKVVEEAPAPGITEEVRRDIGSRCAKACVEIGYRGAGTFEFLYENGEFYFIEMNTRIQVEHPVTEMITGVDLVKEQLRIAAGLPISFKQEDIKVKGHAIECRINAEDPKTFLPSPGKVNHLHSPGGLGVRWDSHVYGGYTVPPHYDSMIAKLITYGDTREVAIRRMQNALSETIIDGIKTNIPLHELILEDENFQKGGTNIHYLEKKLGMHE, from the coding sequence ATGTTAGAAAAAGTTGTGATTGCTAACCGCGGTGAAATTGCTCTACGCATTTTACGTGCTTGTAAAGAATTAGGTATTAAAACTGTGGCAGTTCACTCCACTGCTGATCGTGATTTAAAACACGTTTTACTCGCTGATGAAACCGTTTGTATCGGTCCAGCACCTTCCGCAAAAAGTTATTTAAATATTCCAGCTATCATTGCTGCCGCCGAAGTAACAGGTGCGGATGCAATTCATCCTGGATACGGTTTCTTATCTGAAAACGCTGACTTTGCTGAACAAGTTGAACGTTCAGGTTTCACTTTCATCGGCCCAACTGCAGATGTTATTCGTTTAATGGGCGATAAAGTTTCAGCTATTAAAGCAATGAAAAAAGCAGGTGTGCCTTGTGTACCGGGTTCGGATGGCCCTGTAGGTAATGATATTGCTAAAAATAAAGAAATCGCCAAACGTATTGGTTATCCAATCATCATCAAAGCATCTGGCGGCGGCGGTGGCCGAGGAATGCGTGTTGTTCGTAGCGAAGACGCATTAGAAGAATCTATCGCGATGACCAAAGCAGAAGCGAAAGCTGCATTCAACAATGATATGGTTTATATGGAAAAATACTTAGAAAATCCACGTCACGTGGAAATTCAAGTGTTATCAGATACTCACGGTAATGCGGTTTATTTGGCTGAACGCGACTGCTCAATGCAGCGTCGTCACCAAAAAGTTGTGGAAGAAGCACCAGCGCCAGGTATCACAGAAGAAGTTCGCCGCGATATTGGCTCACGCTGTGCAAAAGCTTGCGTAGAAATCGGCTATCGCGGAGCGGGAACCTTTGAATTCTTATATGAAAATGGCGAATTCTACTTTATTGAAATGAATACCCGTATCCAAGTAGAACACCCAGTAACAGAAATGATCACAGGTGTAGATTTAGTGAAAGAGCAATTGCGCATTGCGGCAGGCTTGCCAATTTCCTTTAAACAAGAGGACATTAAAGTTAAAGGCCATGCAATAGAATGCCGCATTAACGCAGAAGATCCAAAAACATTCTTACCATCTCCGGGCAAAGTAAATCACTTACATTCGCCTGGCGGTTTGGGCGTTCGTTGGGATTCTCACGTTTATGGCGGCTATACTGTGCCTCCACATTACGACTCGATGATCGCAAAACTTATCACTTACGGCGATACACGTGAAGTGGCAATCCGTCGTATGCAAAATGCTTTATCTGAAACAATTATTGATGGTATTAAAACCAATATTCCACTTCATGAATTAATTCTTGAAGATGAGAATTTCCAAAAAGGTGGAACAAACATCCACTATTTGGAGAAAAAATTAGGTATGCATGAATAA
- the menC gene encoding o-succinylbenzoate synthase, producing MAEKSFNLYRYSIPVDSQLILRDRFLKRREGLIVRVSCSRDGWGEIAPLPGFSEETLDQAQEQAIEWLTTWCNASCDAPRVPLDGTYPSVAFGISCAMDEMKGYLQAEGNYHTAPLCYGDPDELYAKLASMEGEKVAKMKVGIYEANRDGLIADMFLEAIPDLQLRLDANRHWSLEKALQFAAQVKLQHRKRIQFLEEPCKTQELSREFAAQTDIAIAWDESVREPNFCLEKEPHLSAVVIKPTLIGSIQRCAELINQAHSLGLKAVISSSIESSLGLSQLARIAQQYTPNATPGLDTLDLMEYQVLRAWPSSNLPIVDLESEFITKII from the coding sequence ATGGCTGAAAAATCATTTAATCTTTACCGTTATTCCATCCCCGTTGATAGCCAACTTATTCTGCGTGATCGTTTTTTAAAACGCCGTGAAGGCTTAATCGTAAGAGTGAGTTGCAGCCGAGACGGTTGGGGAGAAATCGCTCCGCTACCTGGTTTTAGCGAAGAAACCTTAGACCAAGCTCAAGAACAAGCAATTGAATGGCTAACAACATGGTGCAATGCAAGCTGTGACGCACCTCGCGTACCATTAGATGGCACCTATCCCTCCGTTGCTTTTGGTATCAGTTGCGCAATGGATGAAATGAAAGGTTATTTACAAGCTGAAGGCAATTACCATACAGCACCACTTTGTTATGGCGATCCAGATGAATTGTACGCCAAACTTGCGAGCATGGAAGGCGAAAAGGTGGCAAAGATGAAAGTGGGCATATACGAAGCCAATCGCGATGGATTAATTGCCGATATGTTTTTAGAAGCCATTCCTGATTTACAATTACGGCTTGATGCAAACCGCCATTGGTCGTTAGAAAAAGCGTTACAGTTTGCCGCTCAAGTCAAACTGCAACATAGAAAACGTATTCAATTTTTAGAAGAACCTTGTAAAACACAAGAACTCAGCCGTGAATTTGCAGCTCAAACCGACATTGCTATTGCGTGGGATGAATCCGTGCGAGAGCCTAATTTTTGTCTAGAAAAAGAACCGCACTTATCGGCTGTCGTCATCAAACCCACTTTAATTGGTTCAATTCAACGTTGTGCTGAGCTCATTAACCAAGCACATTCGTTAGGCCTAAAAGCGGTTATAAGTTCAAGTATCGAAAGCAGTTTAGGGCTCTCTCAGCTCGCGCGAATTGCACAACAATACACTCCGAATGCAACTCCAGGCTTAGATACTTTAGATTTGATGGAATATCAGGTACTACGTGCTTGGCCTAGTTCTAATTTACCTATTGTGGATTTAGAATCTGAATTTATCACTAAAATTATCTGA
- the accB gene encoding acetyl-CoA carboxylase biotin carboxyl carrier protein, translating to MDIRKIKKLIELVEESGITELEVQEEEGTVRISRAAPVIAPAAVQYAAAPVVAPTPAAAPAQVPAAATSAPAASDELSGHLVRSPMVGTFYRSPSPEAKAFVEVGQSVKVGDALCIVEAMKMMNRIEADKAGVVKAILINDGNAVEFNEPLIVIE from the coding sequence ATGGACATTCGTAAAATCAAAAAATTAATCGAATTAGTAGAAGAATCGGGCATTACTGAATTAGAAGTGCAAGAAGAAGAGGGTACAGTACGTATTAGCCGTGCTGCGCCAGTAATTGCTCCTGCAGCCGTTCAATATGCTGCAGCACCAGTAGTAGCACCAACTCCTGCCGCTGCACCAGCTCAAGTTCCAGCAGCTGCGACATCCGCACCAGCCGCATCGGATGAATTATCAGGCCATCTTGTACGTTCTCCAATGGTGGGAACCTTCTATCGCAGCCCAAGCCCAGAAGCAAAAGCATTCGTTGAAGTGGGGCAATCAGTGAAAGTTGGCGATGCGCTTTGTATCGTTGAAGCAATGAAAATGATGAACCGCATTGAAGCGGACAAAGCTGGCGTTGTAAAAGCGATTCTTATCAACGACGGTAACGCCGTTGAATTTAACGAACCATTAATCGTTATTGAATAA
- the aroQ gene encoding type II 3-dehydroquinate dehydratase, whose protein sequence is MSQTHRILLLNGPNLNMLGAREPKHYGSISLESIEAKIQTLATQHNVKVECFQANSEEKLINKIHESFQQVDFILINPAAYTHTSVALRDALLAVSIPFVEIHLSNVHKREPFRHHSYFSDVAEAVICGLGAKGYEFAFLFAMDYLAKK, encoded by the coding sequence ATGTCGCAAACACACAGAATTTTGCTGTTAAATGGCCCGAACTTAAATATGTTAGGGGCTCGCGAGCCAAAACATTATGGCAGTATTTCTCTTGAATCCATTGAAGCGAAAATACAAACTTTAGCCACTCAACACAATGTAAAAGTGGAATGTTTTCAAGCCAATAGTGAAGAAAAATTAATTAATAAGATCCACGAAAGTTTTCAACAAGTCGATTTTATTTTAATTAATCCTGCGGCTTACACCCATACCAGTGTAGCATTGCGCGATGCACTTTTAGCTGTTTCAATTCCTTTTGTGGAGATTCATTTATCTAACGTGCATAAACGTGAACCATTTCGTCATCATTCTTATTTTAGCGATGTGGCTGAAGCTGTTATTTGCGGTTTGGGCGCAAAAGGTTACGAGTTTGCCTTTTTATTTGCTATGGATTACCTTGCTAAAAAATAG
- a CDS encoding YhdT family protein, producing MTLKQRYQQAGKEASWALSLSILYVIGWCLCAYLPKETQGPIGFPLWFELSCIYLPILFIVIGYWIIKIIFQDISLEINDQESQK from the coding sequence ATGACATTAAAACAACGTTATCAACAAGCTGGTAAAGAAGCCAGTTGGGCATTGAGCTTATCTATTTTATATGTGATAGGTTGGTGCTTATGTGCTTATTTACCTAAAGAAACTCAAGGGCCGATTGGTTTCCCCCTCTGGTTCGAACTCTCTTGTATTTATTTGCCTATTCTGTTTATTGTAATTGGTTATTGGATTATCAAAATTATTTTTCAGGATATTTCTCTTGAAATTAACGATCAGGAGAGTCAGAAATGA